One window of the Candidatus Bathyarchaeum sp. genome contains the following:
- a CDS encoding GNAT family N-acetyltransferase, translating to MIIRSATKEDISAIMEIELESFEFGEVFPVRQFLYYLNMFKDGFFVVDASGFIVGYAILACTQNLGYILSIAVHPKNRKQGYASALLEVLDAKCREKGVSNLRLDVRVTNTTAIGLYKKMGLAELRVKKDFYGKGFDALSMGKTVSSRL from the coding sequence TTGATAATCAGGAGTGCAACAAAAGAAGATATCTCTGCAATAATGGAGATAGAGCTTGAGTCTTTCGAGTTTGGTGAAGTCTTTCCTGTTCGCCAGTTTCTTTATTATTTAAATATGTTTAAAGATGGCTTTTTTGTTGTGGATGCTTCTGGTTTTATAGTGGGATACGCGATTTTAGCGTGCACTCAAAACTTGGGTTACATTTTGTCGATTGCGGTTCATCCAAAAAACCGAAAACAAGGTTACGCTAGCGCTTTGTTGGAGGTTTTGGATGCTAAATGTCGTGAGAAAGGAGTTTCAAATCTTAGATTAGATGTCCGAGTGACCAATACTACGGCAATTGGACTTTACAAAAAAATGGGACTGGCAGAATTACGAGTAAAAAAGGATTTTTATGGTAAAGGGTTTGATGCGTTATCCATGGGAAAAACGGTTAGTTCCAGGTTGTAA
- a CDS encoding transcription initiation factor IIB, producing MSRRRTEKCPECGSVNLVHDYDTGETICGGCGLVVREQMMDKGPEWRAFTQEEKASRSRVGVPTSYSVHDKGLSTAIGRVDRDAFGRKLPLSTRLQMWRLRKWQIRSRVHSSVDRNLAQAMAELDRLSDKSYIPGPVKEKSAIIYRKALDKGLVRGRSIAAIAAASLYAACRTTGTPRTLREIAEASFVDKKDVARCYRLLLRELNVQMPIANPLTYVSKIAEKTGISGPTQGHAIKILHEARRKRAAAGKDPMGLAAAALYIACLIKNEKKTQKDIAEAAGVTEVTVRNRYKSLRRQLGIELPD from the coding sequence ATGTCACGTAGACGAACAGAAAAATGTCCAGAATGTGGTAGTGTTAACCTTGTTCACGACTACGACACGGGCGAGACCATTTGCGGAGGCTGCGGTCTTGTTGTCCGAGAACAAATGATGGACAAAGGCCCAGAATGGCGAGCCTTCACCCAAGAAGAAAAAGCCTCCCGAAGCCGCGTAGGAGTTCCTACTTCTTATTCAGTTCACGACAAAGGTTTATCCACAGCCATCGGGCGTGTAGACAGAGACGCCTTTGGACGGAAACTACCTCTTTCTACCCGTTTGCAAATGTGGAGACTCAGAAAATGGCAAATCCGCTCACGAGTGCACTCATCAGTGGATCGAAACCTCGCTCAAGCCATGGCTGAGCTAGACAGACTTTCAGATAAATCATACATACCGGGTCCAGTTAAAGAAAAATCTGCAATCATTTACCGAAAAGCCCTTGACAAAGGCCTAGTACGTGGACGATCCATTGCCGCCATTGCTGCAGCATCCTTGTATGCAGCATGTAGAACCACAGGAACACCAAGAACTCTTCGAGAAATCGCCGAAGCAAGCTTTGTAGACAAAAAAGATGTCGCACGATGCTACCGACTGCTACTGCGTGAACTAAATGTCCAGATGCCAATTGCAAACCCCTTAACTTATGTTTCTAAAATTGCAGAAAAAACCGGAATTTCAGGTCCAACTCAGGGTCATGCCATCAAAATCTTGCATGAAGCCCGACGAAAACGTGCAGCAGCAGGAAAAGACCCCATGGGATTAGCCGCAGCGGCCTTGTATATTGCTTGTTTGATTAAAAACGAGAAAAAAACCCAAAAAGATATTGCAGAAGCAGCTGGTGTAACTGAAGTCACTGTTCGTAATCGATACAAAAGCCTACGACGCCAACTTGGCATCGAACTGCCGGATTAA
- a CDS encoding ribbon-helix-helix protein, CopG family: MPIISVSIPENLLQLVESSIKNQGFANRSEIIRQALRAFIMESKSLNELEGNITASITIFYKRDASKVQISEIQHSFGHIISTFLHAHIDEEHCLEVIVVNGNAKKIRKLVEAFRTNEQINQLKISILNTSKRM; the protein is encoded by the coding sequence ATGCCCATAATCAGCGTATCAATTCCCGAGAACCTTTTACAACTAGTTGAATCCTCAATCAAAAACCAAGGATTTGCTAACCGTTCTGAAATCATAAGGCAGGCATTGCGTGCATTCATTATGGAAAGCAAAAGCCTCAACGAACTAGAAGGCAACATCACCGCATCCATAACAATATTCTATAAACGAGATGCATCAAAAGTGCAAATCTCTGAAATTCAACACAGCTTTGGACACATCATCTCAACTTTTCTTCATGCCCACATTGATGAGGAACACTGCCTGGAAGTAATCGTTGTAAACGGTAATGCAAAAAAAATTAGAAAACTAGTTGAAGCATTTCGCACCAACGAACAAATCAATCAACTCAAAATATCAATACTAAACACGTCAAAACGCATGTAA
- a CDS encoding DUF367 family protein — translation MTLCPIWRCGQISSRPVRVIVYHAKQCDPKKCSTLKLKRHNLVHLVHRAKALPRGAVILDPFSEKAFSPEDQQILFTKGLTALDCSWVHAKAVFDMHLPLIPRCLPYLVAANPVNYGKPTKLSTVEALAAALYITGYCDQATQLLSKFKWGIQFINLNKELLDGYMQAKDSKGVVQVQTEYLNQNCT, via the coding sequence ATGACCCTATGTCCCATCTGGAGGTGCGGACAAATCAGCTCTAGGCCAGTTAGAGTTATTGTTTATCATGCAAAACAATGTGACCCCAAAAAATGCAGCACACTAAAACTCAAACGCCATAATCTTGTGCATCTTGTTCACCGCGCAAAAGCATTACCTCGGGGGGCGGTGATTCTTGATCCTTTTTCTGAAAAAGCCTTCTCTCCTGAAGATCAACAAATTTTGTTCACAAAGGGATTAACTGCATTGGATTGCAGTTGGGTTCACGCAAAAGCAGTTTTTGACATGCATTTACCGTTAATTCCCCGCTGTTTGCCCTATTTGGTGGCGGCAAATCCTGTAAATTATGGAAAACCTACTAAACTCAGCACAGTTGAAGCTTTGGCTGCAGCATTGTACATCACGGGTTATTGTGACCAAGCAACCCAATTATTATCCAAGTTTAAATGGGGAATTCAATTCATCAATTTGAACAAAGAACTCCTAGACGGTTACATGCAAGCAAAAGACAGTAAAGGAGTTGTTCAAGTTCAAACAGAGTATCTTAACCAAAACTGTACATGA
- a CDS encoding Lrp/AsnC ligand binding domain-containing protein — protein sequence MAYVLITTETGAVDSVLASLKKMDSVKETYMVYGVYDIIATVKADTMEKLKEIVTWNLRSLDQVRSTLTMIAVEDQS from the coding sequence ATGGCTTATGTTCTAATAACTACAGAAACGGGCGCTGTTGACAGCGTCTTAGCATCATTGAAAAAAATGGATTCTGTCAAAGAGACATACATGGTCTATGGTGTTTATGACATCATAGCTACTGTTAAAGCAGATACTATGGAGAAACTAAAAGAAATCGTCACATGGAATCTTCGCAGTTTAGATCAGGTTCGATCGACATTGACTATGATAGCAGTTGAAGATCAATCTTAA
- a CDS encoding translation initiation factor, producing the protein MAGICPTCGLPTDICVCEEIGKEQQRIRVRLETRKWGKAVTIVDGISEKEANLSRLAQKLKSFCACGGTAKNDEIILQGDHRDKVKEYLIREGYPESNVEVQ; encoded by the coding sequence ATGGCTGGAATTTGCCCTACTTGTGGATTACCCACAGACATTTGCGTCTGTGAAGAAATAGGAAAAGAACAACAACGAATTCGTGTTCGTTTGGAAACCCGAAAATGGGGAAAAGCGGTAACAATTGTGGACGGCATCAGTGAAAAAGAAGCCAACCTGAGCCGTTTAGCACAAAAACTCAAATCATTTTGTGCCTGTGGAGGAACCGCCAAAAACGACGAAATCATTTTACAAGGTGATCACCGCGACAAAGTCAAAGAATACCTGATTCGTGAGGGCTATCCAGAATCAAATGTTGAAGTTCAATAA
- a CDS encoding EF-Tu/IF-2/RF-3 family GTPase: MGNLTVAVLGQLGYSNNFGKKGTSTDITLYNMKKGENTVTLIEPTRYPDRLAPLFYCCSLAKAAIVVVEELNATLGEQLVMLQCCEVNSGYFVLKNYIAPEKMQPLVKGTILENYKFVEDEPSQIREELIAQATKIQNPKSQQTYGTVPVDHAFNVKGIGAVILGVVADGSIKIHDILNVLPGTKTTQIRSIQKHDDNFDSATETDRVGLALKNIKIDDIDRGTVLTNDPEIKTTKTINAPASLVKYWQTPIKTGMVLHIGYWMQVLNCTVEAVNDQLDKHNPTITLSLDKEIIHRPNDTAVLMYLEGGKLRVMGTIKPL; the protein is encoded by the coding sequence ATGGGAAACCTAACGGTTGCAGTTCTTGGACAACTGGGATACAGTAACAACTTTGGCAAAAAAGGTACATCAACAGACATTACATTATATAACATGAAAAAGGGCGAAAACACAGTAACCCTCATAGAGCCCACGCGGTATCCAGACCGTTTGGCACCATTGTTTTATTGTTGTTCGCTAGCCAAAGCTGCAATAGTTGTAGTGGAAGAACTAAACGCCACCTTAGGCGAGCAGCTTGTGATGCTTCAATGCTGTGAAGTGAACAGCGGCTACTTTGTCTTAAAAAACTACATTGCTCCCGAAAAAATGCAACCCTTAGTAAAAGGAACAATTCTAGAAAACTACAAGTTTGTAGAAGACGAACCCAGCCAGATCCGAGAAGAATTAATAGCTCAAGCAACAAAAATTCAAAATCCAAAAAGCCAACAAACATACGGAACAGTACCTGTCGACCACGCCTTTAACGTGAAAGGCATTGGTGCAGTAATTTTGGGAGTCGTTGCAGACGGGTCAATCAAAATACATGACATATTAAATGTTCTTCCAGGAACAAAAACCACACAAATTCGTTCCATTCAAAAACATGACGACAATTTTGACTCTGCTACCGAAACTGACCGCGTGGGATTAGCTCTCAAAAACATCAAAATAGACGACATTGACCGAGGCACAGTATTAACAAATGACCCTGAAATCAAAACAACAAAAACAATTAACGCTCCCGCAAGTTTAGTCAAATACTGGCAAACTCCAATCAAAACTGGGATGGTACTACACATTGGATACTGGATGCAAGTTCTGAACTGCACCGTGGAAGCAGTAAACGACCAACTCGACAAACACAACCCAACAATAACCTTAAGTTTAGACAAAGAAATTATTCATCGCCCAAATGACACTGCAGTTTTGATGTATCTGGAAGGCGGAAAACTAAGAGTGATGGGGACCATAAAACCTCTATAA
- a CDS encoding ABC transporter ATP-binding protein gives MKRNDADTQSGIMTNKIPVLEVSGLNVSRDNSLVIEDAQFTIQKGDYVGIVGPNGGGKTTLLLALLNSMPKTKGAIRLFGQNIESFSNWEKVAYVPQHAVNFDSQFPLTIKELVSLGRVNRKNLGRPLKSADWQKVQEVLDFMGLSEIKDRRIGQLSGGQKQRVFVAKALVRNPEIILLDEPIVGVDTKTQEKFYKKLSELNVKKSITILLVTHDLTAVFCRMSKVMCVNRLVNVAEITKDLKPEEILRETYGEHFHFVFHQHKCEMDS, from the coding sequence TTGAAAAGAAATGACGCTGATACTCAATCGGGTATCATGACCAACAAAATTCCGGTTCTAGAAGTTTCAGGGCTTAATGTATCCAGAGACAACTCCTTAGTTATCGAAGATGCCCAGTTTACAATTCAAAAAGGAGACTATGTGGGAATCGTAGGTCCAAATGGTGGCGGTAAAACCACCTTGCTTTTGGCGCTGCTAAACAGCATGCCAAAAACAAAGGGGGCTATCCGGTTGTTTGGTCAAAACATAGAATCCTTTTCTAATTGGGAAAAAGTTGCCTATGTTCCGCAGCATGCGGTGAATTTTGATTCCCAGTTTCCGTTAACAATAAAAGAATTGGTGTCCCTTGGACGGGTAAACCGGAAAAATTTGGGTAGACCCCTCAAAAGCGCTGATTGGCAAAAAGTGCAAGAAGTTCTTGATTTTATGGGCTTGTCAGAAATAAAAGATAGGCGAATTGGGCAGCTTTCTGGGGGGCAAAAACAAAGAGTTTTTGTTGCCAAGGCCTTGGTGCGCAACCCTGAAATTATTTTGTTGGATGAGCCCATTGTAGGGGTTGACACTAAAACTCAAGAAAAGTTTTACAAAAAACTTAGTGAACTTAACGTCAAAAAGAGCATAACCATTCTTTTAGTAACTCACGATTTAACTGCAGTTTTTTGCCGAATGTCCAAAGTCATGTGCGTAAATCGTTTGGTCAATGTTGCTGAAATAACTAAAGATTTGAAGCCTGAAGAGATTCTAAGGGAAACCTATGGAGAACACTTTCACTTTGTTTTCCACCAGCACAAATGCGAGATGGATTCTTAA
- a CDS encoding NAD(P)H-hydrate dehydratase: MLIKTVTSSEMRAIETNAEYYGMSLLQLMEAAGKNVADEIASRFKANKTKVTIFCGSGGNGGDGFVAARYLVCFGFKVEIILATRASNIVHESAKHNWLALQPLQNLIKITEIKDSTLIPDIKADVVVDAMLGIGSKGKLRPPILQLVTKINEMDAFCVAIDVPTGVDSDTGEILGTAVKADLTVTFYKAKPGLELAKEFAGEVAVKNIGVPQELEQFAGPGDVTFAVKPRLPKAHKGELGRLLVIGGSKTFSGAPALATLAALRTGVDIATIAAPEKTATAISAMSAALITIKLKGKHLSTNNLDAIKEQIDSATTVVLGPGLGLHAETKQAVNEIIEYAEKTGKTLLLDADGLKAFGEFRRKLSCPLVLTPHAREYEILTGTKLPNNLDEKIKHVKNSAKELEATILLKGPVDIVSDGKYTKLNFTGNQGMTVGGTGDVLSGVVGGLLAMGADPFCAAVAGAFVNGAAGDFVAVEKGFHMLATDLLDWIPHVIDDPMSHLEVRTNQL, encoded by the coding sequence GTGTTAATCAAAACGGTAACCAGTTCTGAAATGCGGGCAATAGAAACCAATGCAGAATATTATGGCATGTCATTGTTGCAGTTAATGGAAGCAGCAGGAAAAAATGTGGCAGATGAGATTGCCTCCCGTTTCAAAGCAAACAAAACTAAGGTTACAATTTTTTGTGGCTCAGGAGGAAACGGCGGAGATGGATTTGTTGCTGCCCGTTATTTGGTGTGTTTTGGTTTCAAAGTTGAAATCATTCTTGCTACTCGCGCTTCAAACATCGTTCACGAATCTGCCAAACATAACTGGCTCGCCTTACAGCCATTACAGAATCTCATTAAAATCACCGAAATTAAGGACTCTACACTCATTCCTGACATTAAAGCCGACGTCGTTGTAGACGCCATGCTCGGGATCGGTTCGAAAGGCAAGCTGCGCCCCCCAATTTTGCAATTAGTAACAAAAATCAACGAAATGGATGCATTTTGTGTCGCAATAGATGTTCCTACAGGTGTTGATTCTGATACTGGAGAAATTCTAGGAACCGCAGTAAAAGCAGACCTTACAGTTACTTTTTACAAGGCAAAACCAGGACTCGAACTCGCCAAAGAATTTGCTGGAGAAGTTGCAGTAAAAAACATCGGGGTGCCACAAGAACTTGAACAGTTTGCAGGTCCAGGAGATGTAACTTTTGCAGTTAAACCGCGTCTACCTAAAGCACACAAAGGTGAGCTTGGGCGCTTATTAGTTATTGGTGGAAGTAAAACATTCTCAGGCGCCCCTGCTCTTGCTACATTGGCGGCGTTACGCACAGGTGTTGATATTGCAACCATAGCTGCTCCCGAGAAGACTGCAACTGCAATTTCTGCTATGTCTGCTGCATTAATTACAATTAAATTAAAAGGAAAACACCTTAGTACCAACAACTTGGATGCAATCAAAGAACAAATTGACTCAGCAACTACAGTTGTTTTGGGTCCTGGACTTGGATTACATGCTGAAACAAAACAAGCAGTAAACGAAATTATTGAATATGCAGAAAAAACTGGTAAAACCTTGCTGTTGGATGCAGATGGGCTAAAAGCCTTTGGAGAATTTAGACGAAAACTTAGTTGTCCGTTGGTTTTGACCCCTCATGCTCGCGAATATGAAATTTTGACTGGAACAAAGTTACCAAACAATTTAGACGAAAAGATAAAACATGTGAAGAATTCTGCAAAGGAACTCGAAGCAACTATTCTGTTGAAGGGTCCTGTTGATATTGTTTCTGATGGCAAATATACTAAACTGAATTTTACCGGAAATCAAGGAATGACAGTAGGCGGAACAGGAGATGTATTATCAGGAGTAGTTGGAGGTTTACTTGCAATGGGTGCTGACCCGTTTTGTGCTGCTGTTGCAGGGGCTTTTGTTAATGGGGCTGCTGGAGATTTTGTTGCCGTAGAAAAAGGATTTCACATGCTGGCAACGGACCTTTTGGATTGGATTCCTCATGTAATTGATGACCCTATGTCCCATCTGGAGGTGCGGACAAATCAGCTCTAG
- a CDS encoding zinc ABC transporter substrate-binding protein: MSKLNKRQKIFVTGILAIIIIVATATVLFTQPTNTETDKLNVVATFYPLAYFAEEIGGDQVIVKQLIPDNTEVHNWQPSTQDILDVEKADVLLYNGASLDHWFEEDILPSIDSTNKMVVETTDGIELLELEHNHEHETEESDHHHEGNYDPHTWVGLTIAEQQAENIFDALVEKDPGNTDYYTENWQILEAKFEELDSNYRTELEDKQKDEIFVSHAAFGYLAHSYGFEQHGVIGISADEQPSASTYTNLMDLMMEHEIYVIYVDPVYSEDYGQTLKNELERLSGEDVQILRLYFMLGEIDGLDYFEQQAKNLENLKIGLDA, encoded by the coding sequence GTGTCGAAACTGAACAAACGACAAAAAATCTTTGTAACTGGAATACTTGCAATCATCATAATTGTGGCAACTGCTACGGTATTGTTTACTCAACCAACCAACACAGAAACAGACAAACTAAACGTTGTAGCCACATTTTATCCTCTTGCATATTTTGCAGAAGAAATCGGTGGAGACCAAGTAATCGTCAAACAGCTCATACCTGACAACACTGAAGTGCATAATTGGCAGCCTTCAACGCAAGACATATTGGACGTAGAAAAAGCTGACGTGTTGTTGTATAATGGGGCGTCTTTGGACCACTGGTTTGAAGAGGACATACTGCCATCCATAGATTCAACAAATAAAATGGTTGTAGAAACAACTGACGGAATAGAACTACTTGAACTGGAGCACAATCACGAACATGAAACTGAAGAATCAGATCATCACCATGAAGGAAATTATGATCCCCACACTTGGGTGGGCTTGACAATAGCTGAGCAACAAGCTGAAAACATCTTTGACGCCTTAGTTGAAAAAGACCCCGGCAACACTGATTACTATACTGAAAACTGGCAAATTTTGGAAGCCAAATTTGAAGAACTGGACAGCAATTATCGCACTGAACTTGAGGATAAACAGAAAGACGAAATTTTTGTTTCGCATGCTGCGTTTGGTTACCTTGCCCATAGTTATGGTTTTGAGCAACATGGCGTCATTGGCATTTCTGCAGATGAACAACCAAGTGCTTCAACTTACACGAACTTGATGGATCTGATGATGGAACATGAAATCTACGTGATTTATGTAGACCCTGTTTACTCTGAAGATTACGGTCAAACCCTAAAAAATGAGCTTGAACGCTTGTCCGGTGAAGATGTTCAAATACTAAGGTTGTATTTCATGCTTGGAGAAATTGATGGCTTGGATTATTTTGAGCAACAAGCAAAAAATTTGGAAAACTTAAAGATTGGTCTTGATGCGTGA
- a CDS encoding metal ABC transporter permease codes for MNELIGIFKLFEFQFFQNALLGGTITALACAWVGLFLILRKESMIGDGIAHTAFGGIALGLFLGINPMLSALLVSVLAVFGISYMRRKGLAQSDSAIAVMLAVGFSTGLIIISLAGGFNVELFSFLFGSILTIDQTDLIIVSLLGITTILILGIFYKELLALTFDEQSARLMGIPVSSLSMAFNLLVAITIVLSIKVIGVILVVALLVLPGLSALQLNLSFKATTLAAIVFGTISMIAGILLSSIYSVATSGVIVFTAAGIFVFTAIYKKLE; via the coding sequence ATGAATGAACTAATTGGAATCTTCAAACTTTTTGAGTTCCAGTTCTTCCAAAACGCATTACTTGGCGGAACAATAACCGCCTTAGCTTGCGCATGGGTTGGATTGTTTCTCATTTTGCGCAAAGAATCCATGATAGGCGACGGCATCGCTCACACCGCCTTTGGAGGCATCGCCTTGGGCTTGTTTTTAGGAATTAATCCCATGTTGTCTGCTTTGCTTGTTTCGGTATTAGCAGTTTTTGGCATATCTTACATGAGGCGCAAAGGTTTAGCCCAGTCTGATTCTGCCATAGCCGTAATGTTGGCTGTTGGGTTTTCTACTGGATTGATAATCATTAGCTTGGCTGGCGGGTTTAATGTTGAACTTTTCAGTTTCCTGTTTGGCTCTATACTAACCATCGACCAAACAGACCTGATTATTGTTTCACTTTTAGGAATAACAACAATTCTTATTTTGGGAATATTCTATAAAGAACTACTCGCCCTAACTTTTGACGAACAAAGCGCCCGACTTATGGGTATACCCGTAAGTTCGCTGTCAATGGCATTTAACTTGTTGGTGGCGATTACAATTGTGCTTTCAATCAAAGTAATTGGGGTAATTCTTGTAGTCGCCCTTCTAGTTTTGCCTGGGCTTTCTGCCCTTCAACTTAATCTTTCTTTCAAGGCAACTACTTTGGCGGCAATAGTTTTTGGGACAATAAGCATGATTGCTGGAATACTTTTGTCGTCAATTTACAGCGTTGCAACAAGTGGAGTTATTGTTTTCACCGCTGCAGGAATCTTTGTGTTCACTGCAATCTACAAAAAACTAGAATAA
- a CDS encoding ribbon-helix-helix domain-containing protein: protein MNNENKKRERITIRLTTRYLELLNNLIEHGVYNSRNEAIRAALRLLYVHHELKIVPTNK, encoded by the coding sequence TTGAATAATGAAAACAAAAAAAGGGAACGAATAACAATCCGGCTTACTACAAGATATTTGGAACTACTAAACAACCTAATAGAACACGGCGTCTACAACAGTCGAAATGAAGCCATACGGGCTGCACTGCGACTACTCTATGTGCACCACGAACTAAAAATAGTCCCCACAAACAAATGA
- a CDS encoding Lrp/AsnC family transcriptional regulator, whose product MQKMKFCFINNHSIEEEHKLVYDSHHKVDEIDRKIIRLLQEDARKSFNKIADSLGIAVGTAYNRVKNLEDSGILKGYTILLDSARLGYGLTSLILIQADGSYLADVEKQLASLDEVICIYDITGDYDMAVVARFKDRGALNNFIKSALKMPHVSKTVTNVVLNVVKEDFRVKV is encoded by the coding sequence ATGCAAAAAATGAAATTTTGTTTCATAAACAATCATTCAATTGAGGAGGAACATAAACTGGTTTACGATTCTCATCACAAAGTGGATGAAATTGACAGAAAGATAATACGTTTACTACAAGAAGATGCAAGAAAAAGCTTCAACAAAATAGCAGATAGTCTTGGAATAGCTGTTGGAACAGCATACAATCGCGTGAAGAACCTCGAAGACAGCGGAATTCTGAAAGGATACACCATACTATTAGATTCTGCCAGACTTGGCTATGGACTAACTTCGCTTATTCTGATTCAGGCTGATGGCAGTTATCTTGCCGATGTTGAAAAACAACTTGCCTCACTAGATGAAGTCATCTGCATCTATGATATTACTGGAGATTATGACATGGCCGTTGTTGCCAGATTCAAAGACCGCGGCGCATTAAACAACTTCATTAAATCTGCACTGAAGATGCCACATGTTAGCAAAACTGTAACAAATGTTGTTCTTAACGTGGTAAAAGAAGACTTCAGAGTTAAAGTCTAA